The following are from one region of the Eubacterium sp. MSJ-33 genome:
- a CDS encoding ABC transporter permease — translation MSRFTISVNYIRANIKRLTHYLPHLLVSVLLLLLVTGAAGFYISGHLYKENLFSAVSIGYYLPEEGNADWTSLGLGMLEDLEGMQETVQLRQVTSVDEGYRLLEQREILFLIIVPENFFSGIMDSTNLPLDIVVYDNSSFSSYVINELFMSYAGLLGTAQAGIYSGLDTMRAHNYDSDQVRQINNRVNLVLLDRVLNKGNYIETIHAENAGGLSLPEHYVVFAVLLSLCFTAFILIPYLQGTGRGIKEYMQLFRMNTTHIWIANIISTLLALYIAFLPCYISVSIWSKQINPMGLLLVFPVIFAIAFLISGIATFSRSTFSANMCVLFIVLMLAYCGGGLLPDALLPKVIQTISPYLPGHYAMQFLGRALF, via the coding sequence ATGTCTCGATTTACAATCTCTGTTAATTACATCCGTGCAAACATAAAACGACTGACGCACTATCTACCACACTTGCTTGTGTCTGTTTTATTGCTGTTGCTTGTAACCGGGGCAGCCGGATTTTATATATCCGGGCATCTGTACAAAGAGAATCTGTTCTCTGCCGTTTCCATCGGTTATTATCTGCCGGAAGAAGGCAATGCGGATTGGACGTCGCTCGGTCTCGGCATGCTCGAAGATCTCGAAGGTATGCAGGAAACCGTACAACTACGGCAGGTGACAAGTGTTGATGAAGGATACCGGTTGCTGGAACAAAGGGAAATTCTCTTCCTAATCATCGTTCCCGAGAACTTCTTCTCCGGAATCATGGACAGCACGAACCTTCCGCTTGACATTGTTGTCTACGATAACTCATCTTTTTCCTCTTATGTGATAAATGAGCTTTTCATGTCCTATGCAGGGCTGCTCGGAACCGCACAGGCAGGCATCTACAGTGGGCTTGACACTATGCGTGCCCACAATTACGACAGCGATCAGGTTCGCCAGATCAACAACCGGGTCAATCTTGTTCTGCTTGACCGTGTATTAAATAAAGGCAATTATATAGAAACAATTCATGCCGAAAATGCCGGTGGTCTGTCGCTGCCCGAGCATTATGTCGTTTTTGCTGTTCTTCTGAGTTTATGCTTCACTGCATTTATTCTAATCCCCTATCTGCAAGGTACCGGCAGAGGAATCAAAGAATATATGCAGCTCTTCCGAATGAATACAACACATATATGGATTGCGAATATTATCAGCACACTGCTTGCACTGTATATTGCCTTCCTGCCATGTTATATCAGTGTCAGCATCTGGTCGAAACAAATAAACCCGATGGGACTATTGCTTGTGTTTCCTGTGATTTTTGCAATTGCTTTTCTTATTTCCGGCATTGCAACTTTTTCAAGAAGTACATTTTCAGCAAATATGTGCGTATTATTCATTGTGTTAATGCTGGCTTATTGCGGTGGTGGACTTTTGCCTGATGCCCTGCTTCCAAAAGTAATCCAGACTATCAGTCCATATCTTCCCGGACATTATGCAATGCAGTTTTTAGGTCGTGCACTATTTTAA
- the rsxC gene encoding electron transport complex subunit RsxC, whose amino-acid sequence MKLTFKGGIHPYEGKELTMDKDVIEYVPKGDMVYPLSQHIGAPAKAVVKKGDRVLVGQLIAEAGGFVSANIHSSVSGTVKAVEPRLTASGSKVNSIVIENDNQFEEIEYVKNDKPLAELTKEEILEAIKNAGVVGMGGAGFPTNVKLSPKNADEIDYIIVNASECEPYLTSDYRRLLDETDKVIEGLRIALAIFPGAKGIIAVEDNKPKAIKKLKEVLGDDPDIKVHSMKTKYPEGAERQLIYANTGRYINSKMLPADAGCIVHNVDTVYSICEAVRQGKPLIQRLVTVTGDAITDPCNYLVRTGTSFAELIEAAGGFLQDPEKIIAGGPMMGKAIYDLNIPVTKSSSAILCMTKDEVSEYEPSNCIRCGRCVEVCPGRVMPNKLATLASQGDLEEFQKLNGMECCECGCCSYVCPAKRHLTQTIAGTRKAILASRKK is encoded by the coding sequence GAAGGGAAAGAACTTACGATGGATAAGGATGTAATTGAATATGTCCCAAAGGGAGATATGGTATATCCACTGAGTCAGCATATCGGCGCACCTGCAAAAGCGGTTGTCAAAAAAGGTGACCGTGTTTTGGTGGGGCAACTGATTGCAGAAGCCGGTGGATTTGTTTCTGCAAACATTCATTCTTCTGTATCCGGAACAGTCAAGGCTGTGGAACCAAGACTGACCGCTTCCGGTTCTAAGGTCAATTCGATTGTGATCGAAAATGACAATCAGTTTGAAGAAATTGAATATGTGAAAAATGACAAGCCGCTTGCGGAGCTTACCAAAGAAGAAATTCTCGAAGCAATTAAGAATGCAGGCGTTGTCGGCATGGGTGGCGCCGGATTTCCAACGAATGTCAAGCTCTCTCCGAAGAATGCGGATGAGATTGATTATATTATCGTGAATGCATCTGAGTGTGAGCCATACCTGACATCGGATTACCGCCGTCTGCTCGATGAGACGGATAAGGTGATTGAAGGACTTCGGATTGCCCTTGCAATCTTCCCGGGGGCAAAGGGAATCATTGCAGTGGAGGACAATAAGCCAAAGGCAATCAAGAAGTTAAAAGAAGTGCTTGGAGATGATCCGGATATCAAGGTTCATTCCATGAAGACGAAGTATCCGGAAGGTGCAGAGCGTCAGCTCATCTATGCGAATACCGGACGGTATATCAACTCGAAGATGCTTCCGGCAGATGCAGGATGTATCGTACATAATGTAGATACTGTTTACTCTATCTGTGAAGCTGTTCGACAGGGAAAACCGTTGATTCAGAGACTGGTGACTGTAACGGGTGATGCAATCACAGATCCGTGTAACTATCTTGTGCGGACAGGTACAAGCTTTGCGGAGCTGATCGAGGCTGCCGGTGGTTTCTTACAGGATCCGGAGAAAATAATTGCCGGTGGCCCGATGATGGGAAAAGCCATCTATGATCTGAATATTCCGGTTACGAAATCTTCGTCCGCGATTCTCTGCATGACAAAGGATGAGGTTTCTGAATATGAGCCAAGCAACTGTATCCGCTGTGGCAGATGTGTGGAGGTTTGTCCGGGAAGAGTGATGCCGAACAAGCTTGCGACTCTGGCAAGTCAGGGAGATCTCGAAGAGTTTCAGAAGTTAAATGGTATGGAATGTTGTGAGTGTGGCTGTTGTTCGTATGTATGCCCGGCGAAGCGGCATCTGACGCAGACAATCGCTGGTACAAGAAAAGCCATTTTGGCAAGTCGTAAGAAATAG
- a CDS encoding electron transport complex protein RnfA yields MNIILLAISAALVNNVILSQFMGICPFLGVSKKVSTAAGMGGAVIFVMTIASAVTSVIYHFVLVPLKLSYLNTIVFILVIAALVQFVEMFLKKTIPSLYEALGVYLPLITTNCAVLGIALKNVQDELNIGESIINGMFSAVGFAIAIIVMAGIREKIDKNDIPESFKGAPIVLITAGLMAIAFLGLNGLI; encoded by the coding sequence ATGAATATTATTTTGTTAGCGATATCCGCCGCTCTTGTGAACAATGTAATCCTGAGCCAGTTTATGGGTATCTGTCCGTTTTTGGGAGTATCAAAGAAGGTAAGTACCGCAGCCGGTATGGGCGGTGCGGTTATCTTCGTTATGACGATTGCTTCGGCGGTGACGAGCGTGATCTATCATTTTGTGCTTGTACCACTCAAGCTTTCCTATCTGAACACGATTGTATTTATCTTAGTCATTGCAGCACTGGTACAGTTTGTGGAGATGTTCTTGAAGAAGACAATTCCATCGTTGTATGAAGCATTGGGCGTGTACCTGCCATTGATTACAACGAACTGTGCGGTTCTCGGTATCGCATTAAAGAATGTACAGGATGAATTAAACATCGGAGAATCTATCATCAACGGTATGTTCTCCGCAGTCGGATTTGCGATTGCGATTATAGTAATGGCAGGTATCCGGGAGAAGATTGACAAAAACGATATACCGGAAAGCTTCAAAGGAGCGCCGATCGTGCTGATTACAGCCGGTCTTATGGCAATCGCTTTCCTTGGATTGAACGGATTGATTTAG
- a CDS encoding RnfABCDGE type electron transport complex subunit B, translating to MGASILYAAAVIGIVGILAGILLGVASEKFKVKVDEKEIKVREALPGNNCGGCGYPGCDGLAAAIAKGEAKPDACPVGGEAVAKKIVEIVGGEIDSVRYVAHVKCAGTCEKAKDVYDYVGPEDCQIAANAPGGGPKGCSFGCLGYGSCKRACQFDAISIVDGVAVIDKDKCKSCGQCVLACPRHIIEMVPEDAGAIVECNSKEFGKDVKAVCSAGCIGCGLCQRNCPQGAITVKDHLAVVDYEKCTGCGTCKEKCPVKIIR from the coding sequence ATGGGAGCATCGATTTTGTATGCGGCTGCAGTCATTGGAATTGTCGGAATTTTAGCCGGAATCCTCCTGGGTGTAGCGAGCGAGAAGTTCAAAGTAAAAGTAGATGAAAAAGAAATCAAAGTACGTGAGGCATTGCCGGGAAACAACTGTGGAGGTTGTGGGTATCCGGGCTGTGATGGCCTTGCGGCAGCAATCGCAAAAGGCGAAGCAAAGCCGGACGCCTGTCCGGTCGGTGGCGAAGCCGTAGCGAAGAAAATCGTGGAGATTGTCGGAGGAGAAATCGACAGTGTCAGATATGTCGCGCATGTAAAATGTGCAGGAACCTGCGAGAAGGCAAAGGATGTTTATGACTATGTTGGACCTGAGGATTGCCAGATTGCAGCCAATGCACCGGGCGGCGGACCAAAGGGCTGCAGTTTCGGATGTCTTGGTTATGGTTCTTGTAAGCGTGCCTGCCAGTTTGATGCGATTTCCATCGTAGATGGTGTGGCAGTTATTGATAAAGACAAATGTAAATCCTGCGGACAATGTGTACTTGCCTGTCCAAGACACATTATCGAGATGGTGCCGGAAGATGCCGGTGCAATTGTTGAATGTAATTCAAAAGAATTTGGTAAAGACGTAAAGGCGGTCTGCAGTGCAGGCTGTATCGGTTGTGGTCTGTGCCAGAGAAATTGTCCACAGGGTGCGATTACAGTGAAGGATCATCTGGCTGTTGTTGATTACGAGAAATGTACCGGATGTGGCACATGTAAGGAAAAGTGCCCAGTAAAGATTATACGATAG
- the nrdR gene encoding transcriptional regulator NrdR codes for MKCPFCGDDNTRVIDSRPADDNEAIRRRRQCDECGKRFTTYEKVETIPLIVIKRDKNRETYDRSKIESGVVRSCHKRPVSVDQIEACVDEIENKIFNLGVREIESEKIGEIVMDQIRDLDQVAYVRFASVYRQFKDADTFMSELKKLLDTK; via the coding sequence ATGAAGTGCCCATTTTGCGGAGATGATAATACGCGTGTGATTGACTCAAGACCAGCAGATGACAACGAGGCAATCCGTAGAAGACGACAGTGTGATGAATGTGGGAAGCGTTTTACCACCTATGAGAAGGTTGAGACGATTCCTTTGATCGTAATTAAGCGTGACAAGAATCGCGAGACATATGACCGTTCCAAAATCGAGTCCGGTGTTGTACGATCCTGTCACAAACGCCCGGTATCCGTGGATCAGATTGAGGCATGCGTGGATGAAATCGAAAACAAGATTTTCAATCTTGGTGTGCGTGAGATTGAGAGTGAGAAGATTGGTGAGATCGTGATGGATCAGATTCGTGACCTGGATCAGGTCGCTTATGTACGTTTTGCCTCTGTGTATCGTCAGTTTAAAGATGCGGATACCTTTATGAGTGAGCTGAAAAAACTACTGGATACAAAGTAA
- a CDS encoding ABC transporter permease → MNRMIVAFKRILKRKLYIGMLTALIIMTIVYQLLPAKSQSTEILVAVYMEEQDSYTTALRNELDQSSSLYHFYYTDSPSELINDVQAGKAECGFVVPDNFFAAYINGSGIVKIALYETPAGTLSAAISETFFHYIFKTASPQILVDTINDSALDEKLQQKMQEYMNSETIFRMSSTTNGAYDYKENTYRMMLPIQEFTCLLAIFSCLFGLMMFLQDRERGIYIALSANRIRGIQYTTLLAAILPVYIIGIICNLIAYGTTTLPFVSLISIGAFVFSIFLSLFIKKSQTLAKILPILLLFSILYFFILYIF, encoded by the coding sequence ATGAATCGAATGATCGTCGCTTTTAAGCGGATACTAAAACGAAAATTATATATCGGAATGCTGACGGCACTTATTATAATGACGATTGTCTATCAACTGCTTCCTGCTAAAAGCCAGTCCACTGAGATTCTGGTTGCTGTATATATGGAAGAACAGGATTCCTATACCACCGCTCTCCGGAATGAATTGGATCAATCCTCTTCTCTATACCATTTTTACTACACGGATAGTCCATCTGAACTGATCAACGATGTTCAGGCAGGGAAAGCAGAATGCGGTTTTGTTGTACCGGACAATTTCTTTGCTGCTTACATTAACGGCTCCGGTATTGTAAAAATCGCCTTGTATGAAACACCGGCCGGAACTTTATCTGCGGCAATCAGTGAAACATTTTTCCACTATATATTCAAAACGGCATCCCCGCAAATCCTTGTAGACACAATCAATGATTCTGCACTTGACGAAAAATTGCAGCAGAAGATGCAGGAATATATGAACAGTGAAACGATTTTCCGCATGTCCTCAACCACAAATGGTGCTTATGACTACAAAGAAAACACGTATCGAATGATGCTTCCAATACAGGAATTTACCTGTCTGCTTGCAATATTTTCGTGTCTGTTCGGTCTTATGATGTTCTTGCAGGACAGAGAACGCGGCATCTACATTGCATTATCCGCCAACCGGATTCGCGGCATCCAGTATACCACTCTTTTAGCCGCTATACTTCCGGTATATATAATCGGCATCATCTGTAATCTCATTGCTTATGGAACAACAACCTTGCCTTTTGTCAGCCTGATCAGCATCGGTGCTTTTGTATTTTCAATCTTTCTGTCTTTGTTTATAAAGAAAAGCCAGACACTTGCTAAGATACTTCCGATCTTATTACTTTTTTCAATTCTGTATTTCTTCATTCTGTACATTTTTTAA
- a CDS encoding YlmC/YmxH family sporulation protein: MRFLELKEKEVINCKDCRRLGYVADVEFDCETGKILAIIVPGPGKLFSCFGSGTEYYIRYCNIVRIGPDIVLVDIDACDIRKIQGGKE; encoded by the coding sequence ATGCGCTTTTTAGAGTTAAAAGAAAAAGAAGTTATTAATTGCAAGGATTGCAGGCGGCTCGGCTATGTTGCCGATGTCGAATTTGACTGCGAGACAGGGAAGATTCTCGCAATCATCGTTCCGGGACCGGGCAAATTATTTTCCTGCTTTGGTTCGGGAACGGAATATTACATCCGATATTGCAATATCGTTCGCATTGGACCGGACATTGTTCTGGTCGACATCGATGCCTGCGATATACGGAAAATTCAGGGAGGAAAGGAATAA
- a CDS encoding YigZ family protein: MNYIKLIEGAEGEIIEKKSRFIAQIAPVETEEEAYAFIEKVKKKHYDARHNCFAFSIGAEMPFLRFSDDGEPQGTAGKPMLELIQNSGIHDICVVVTRYFGGTLLGTGGLVRAYTQATKEALEACTTKLMQQLLPVLIRTNYTDMGKIQYILNTRQVAIINTEFAEDVIFTVHIPVDDAKAVLKEITDATNARAQIEEQDEIFG; this comes from the coding sequence ATGAACTATATCAAATTGATCGAGGGCGCAGAAGGTGAGATCATCGAGAAAAAATCTCGTTTTATTGCGCAGATTGCCCCGGTCGAAACGGAAGAAGAAGCGTATGCATTTATTGAGAAGGTCAAGAAGAAGCATTATGATGCAAGACATAACTGCTTTGCGTTTTCTATAGGTGCGGAAATGCCGTTCCTTCGGTTTTCGGATGATGGCGAACCTCAGGGAACTGCCGGAAAACCGATGCTGGAGTTGATTCAGAATTCCGGAATCCATGACATCTGTGTGGTTGTAACACGGTATTTCGGAGGCACATTACTTGGCACGGGTGGACTTGTCCGGGCGTATACGCAGGCAACGAAGGAAGCCTTAGAAGCATGTACGACGAAACTGATGCAGCAATTACTCCCAGTTCTGATTCGGACGAATTATACGGATATGGGGAAGATACAGTATATTTTGAATACGAGACAGGTTGCAATCATCAATACGGAGTTCGCAGAGGATGTGATATTTACTGTACATATTCCGGTTGATGATGCAAAGGCGGTTTTAAAAGAAATTACAGATGCAACGAATGCGAGAGCGCAGATCGAAGAACAGGACGAGATTTTTGGATGA
- a CDS encoding ATP-binding cassette domain-containing protein encodes MFQIEHISKSYGKKQVLNDISFVVPDGSAIGILGANGSGKSTLLSCIAKKYSAGSKVRFGYVPQENPLFDELKPIDNLRMWTNKKKPEILSLLTTPPLCKLGIQNFLDTPVKNMSGGMKKRLSLACALLEHPQILLMDEPFAALDLPAKQDALQFMQYYLGLGNSILIASHEEAVFQFCSHVYLLQNGTLTNASALPEGTSYIDLLRR; translated from the coding sequence ATGTTTCAAATCGAACATATATCAAAATCTTACGGAAAAAAGCAGGTACTAAACGACATTTCCTTTGTTGTTCCAGACGGAAGTGCTATTGGGATTCTTGGTGCTAACGGTTCCGGAAAATCCACGCTGCTTTCCTGTATCGCAAAAAAATATTCTGCCGGTTCCAAAGTCCGTTTTGGCTATGTCCCGCAGGAAAATCCGCTTTTTGACGAATTAAAGCCAATTGACAATCTCCGCATGTGGACAAACAAAAAGAAGCCTGAGATTTTAAGTTTATTAACCACCCCGCCATTATGCAAGCTTGGGATTCAGAATTTTCTTGATACCCCTGTGAAAAATATGTCCGGCGGCATGAAAAAGCGTCTAAGTCTTGCCTGTGCACTTTTGGAACATCCACAAATTCTTTTGATGGATGAGCCATTTGCAGCACTTGATCTTCCTGCCAAACAGGATGCATTGCAGTTTATGCAATACTATCTCGGCCTCGGCAATTCGATTCTGATTGCTTCACATGAAGAAGCTGTGTTCCAGTTTTGCAGCCATGTTTATCTACTTCAAAACGGAACGCTTACAAACGCATCTGCGCTGCCGGAGGGAACCAGCTATATTGATTTATTACGAAGATAA
- a CDS encoding DegV family protein encodes MERDYVIITDSSNDLPVGYAEEQGVVIIPISFEIGDEVFDGREKTLTKKEFYDRMRAGQGTKTAAPNINDIEEEFEKALSAGKDVLFTCLSSGISSTINNAFVCREEMQEKYPDAEICVFDSICASGGHGLLIYHAIENKKKGMSAKENMQALEELKHHIVHKFTVDDLTYLQRGGRISKTAAVIGGMIQLKPVLHVDTEGRLAAESKVRGRKKALNQLLAEMDICTGSYADKQDVVLICHADCPEDAEYVRAKVEEKYHPNKIIMSEVGPIIGAHVGPGTMVLIFEGDKR; translated from the coding sequence ATGGAAAGAGATTACGTTATTATTACAGATTCATCGAATGATCTGCCTGTCGGTTATGCCGAGGAACAGGGTGTCGTGATTATTCCAATCAGTTTTGAGATTGGTGATGAAGTATTCGATGGAAGAGAGAAAACTTTGACAAAGAAAGAGTTTTATGACCGTATGCGTGCGGGACAGGGAACGAAGACAGCGGCACCGAATATCAACGATATCGAAGAGGAGTTTGAGAAGGCACTGTCCGCAGGAAAAGACGTATTATTCACCTGTCTTTCTTCAGGTATCAGCAGCACGATCAACAACGCGTTTGTATGTCGGGAAGAAATGCAGGAGAAGTATCCGGATGCGGAGATTTGTGTGTTTGATTCCATCTGTGCGAGTGGTGGACATGGGCTGTTGATTTACCATGCAATTGAGAACAAGAAAAAGGGTATGTCAGCCAAAGAGAATATGCAGGCACTCGAAGAATTAAAGCATCATATTGTACACAAATTCACGGTGGATGATCTTACATATTTGCAGAGAGGTGGACGTATCTCTAAAACAGCAGCTGTTATCGGCGGTATGATTCAGTTGAAACCGGTTCTGCATGTAGATACGGAAGGCCGGCTTGCTGCAGAGAGTAAGGTGCGCGGTCGAAAGAAAGCATTAAATCAGCTGCTTGCAGAGATGGATATCTGTACAGGAAGCTATGCGGATAAGCAGGATGTGGTACTGATTTGTCATGCGGATTGTCCGGAGGATGCAGAGTATGTCCGTGCAAAGGTGGAAGAGAAGTATCATCCGAATAAAATCATCATGAGTGAGGTCGGGCCAATCATCGGAGCGCATGTCGGGCCGGGAACGATGGTACTTATTTTTGAAGGTGACAAGCGATAA
- the rsxE gene encoding electron transport complex subunit RsxE, which translates to MGKITERLKNGIITENPTFVQMLGMCPTLAVTSSAINGLGMGLTTMVILTMSNFMISLLRKLIPDKVRIPAYIVIIASFVTIVQFLLQAFIPSLNDSLGIFIPLIVVNCIILGRAESYASKNPVIPSIFDGIGMGLGFTVGLTTIGIIREILGSGSIFGFSFVKAVENFAESHASEKVFQILSDQGLFQPASIFVSAPGAFLVLAFIIAFINRRHIKKAKKTGEKAETCRLADCASCANAMCAGKGKEE; encoded by the coding sequence ATGGGAAAGATAACAGAGCGATTAAAAAATGGTATTATTACCGAGAATCCTACATTTGTGCAGATGCTTGGTATGTGTCCGACACTTGCGGTTACGTCATCTGCAATCAACGGACTTGGCATGGGACTTACGACCATGGTTATCCTGACAATGAGTAACTTTATGATTTCCCTGCTTCGGAAGCTGATTCCGGACAAGGTGCGTATTCCGGCATATATTGTTATTATTGCTTCGTTTGTAACGATTGTACAGTTTTTATTGCAGGCATTTATTCCAAGCCTGAACGACAGTCTGGGAATCTTCATTCCACTGATCGTTGTAAACTGTATTATTTTGGGAAGAGCAGAGAGCTATGCTTCAAAGAATCCTGTGATTCCATCAATTTTTGATGGTATCGGTATGGGACTTGGATTTACAGTCGGACTTACCACAATCGGTATCATTCGCGAGATCCTTGGCTCCGGCAGCATCTTCGGATTTAGTTTTGTAAAAGCTGTTGAGAATTTTGCTGAGAGTCATGCAAGTGAGAAGGTTTTCCAAATCTTGTCCGATCAGGGATTGTTCCAGCCGGCAAGTATTTTTGTATCGGCACCGGGCGCATTCCTTGTACTGGCATTTATCATTGCGTTTATCAACCGTCGCCATATCAAGAAGGCAAAGAAGACGGGCGAAAAGGCAGAGACATGCAGACTGGCGGATTGCGCAAGCTGTGCAAATGCCATGTGTGCAGGCAAGGGAAAGGAGGAGTAG
- a CDS encoding FMN-binding protein, with the protein MGAALGGVYSVTKDPIEKAQEQAKNDAYAAVLPQATRVMSVEEDGSVIKKINPLLSSLGFENVTIDDICVGGDDANNTLVGYVVLVTSSEGYGGDIQIAVGMDTDYKITGLSFLTLNETAGLGMEADTDAFKQQFIGKSVDQFTYTKTGSTQDSEIDALSGATITTSAVTNAVNAALRTIQYLTAGGAQ; encoded by the coding sequence ATGGGTGCTGCATTAGGTGGTGTATACAGTGTGACAAAAGACCCAATCGAGAAGGCACAGGAACAGGCAAAGAACGATGCATATGCAGCGGTTCTTCCACAGGCAACCCGTGTGATGAGCGTGGAGGAAGATGGCAGTGTGATTAAGAAGATTAATCCGCTTCTTTCATCTCTTGGATTTGAGAATGTGACGATTGATGATATATGTGTTGGCGGAGATGACGCGAACAACACGCTGGTTGGATATGTTGTACTCGTAACAAGCTCAGAAGGATATGGTGGAGATATTCAGATTGCAGTAGGTATGGATACCGATTATAAGATTACCGGGCTTTCATTCCTGACATTAAATGAAACAGCAGGACTTGGTATGGAGGCCGATACCGATGCATTCAAGCAGCAGTTTATCGGTAAATCCGTTGATCAGTTTACATATACAAAGACCGGATCTACACAGGATAGTGAGATTGATGCGCTGTCAGGTGCAACAATCACAACTTCTGCAGTTACAAATGCCGTGAATGCGGCACTTCGTACAATCCAGTATTTGACGGCAGGAGGTGCACAGTAA